Genomic segment of SAR202 cluster bacterium:
CAAGAGACCGAGAAGCTTCTAAAGCTCGCAGCTAGGCCAGGTAGTCCCTTATCATGGTCGGGGAAAGGTAACCGTAATTCTGAGGCAACAAAAATCTTTCGGTAACCATTGTTTATGAGGTCACACGCAACCAGATTTCAGTGGGCGTTAAAAGTGTGTAGCGCCGTGGACGTGATGGCAGGAAAACCCGCCGCAGCCTGGGGTGGTTGCGCGGAACGCTCATTCTGTTTAATAATAGACAAACTGATTATCGCCTTGCGGAATTAACTAGTCCAAAGGGATAGGTGGGTGGGACCTATGGTGGGACTCGGACTGTGCGCTCGTCACCAGCCCCGACGTGACCGCTCCTCGACCGGAAGCTCCAAGACTTCGCATCAAGAATCGTCGTCGCCATGACAGACCAATTCTTAGGTAAGCAGATGCTTATCATAGACGACCACGTGGCCACGGGCCTTACTCTCAAGGCTATCCTGGAGCGGGAGGACTATCGCGTCTGGTACGCCAGCAACGCCGACCAGGCCAACGACCTGGTGGACAGCCAAGACTTCGACTTCGCCATCATTGACCTGGATGTGGACCGCAACGGCATCAACGTCCTCCAGTCTCTAAAGGCCCGCCAGCCCCGTTGCAGCGCCATGATCCTCACCGGATACCCCTCCCAAGAGGCCGCTGAGGCCGCCTTCCGGGAAGGCGCGGTCAGTTTTATGACCAAGCCCTGCGACATTCAGGAGCTTAAGCGCGTCATACGTCAGGCGCTGGAGCAGCCCGCCTCCGACTAGCGCCTGCCTCGGGCCGATATAAAATGGGGTCTGCCTAACGCGCGTCAGGCTCTTTTACCCTCCTTACGTTTTGAGAGTGCCTCCACTAGCGTGCATCTCGTAGAGACTCGTAGATCGGCGTTGCCTGTTTAGCGGTAAAAACAGGGGAGGGTAG
This window contains:
- a CDS encoding response regulator, which encodes MTDQFLGKQMLIIDDHVATGLTLKAILEREDYRVWYASNADQANDLVDSQDFDFAIIDLDVDRNGINVLQSLKARQPRCSAMILTGYPSQEAAEAAFREGAVSFMTKPCDIQELKRVIRQALEQPASD